The Sorangiineae bacterium MSr11954 DNA segment CCCGCCAAGGCGCGTTCGAAAACGCACGGTCCCATGGCGCACCCCAAGCGCCTCGCCGGCCGAGTTGACCGCCACGATGGTCCCGTCGGAGAGCGCCGTGAGGGGGCCCAGCGCGCCGCCCCCGAGCAAGCCCACGTACTTGGGCGTGCGATCGCCGGCGAGGAGCACCAGCTCGTTGCGGTTCACCACCACCGCGATGCTGCCATCGTCGAGCACCAGCGGCGCGTGCTCGATGACCTGCTCGAACGCGTGACGAAAGCTCGTGCGCAAGCCGGAAGCCGGGAGCCGCGTGCGTGAAAAGCCGCTGCGGCGCGCGTCGACCCGATCGGTGGGCGCCAGCGCGCGCGAGGCCCCGACGATCACCGTGCGCGGCCTCCCCGGCTCGACCCGTTGGGCGGAGGCCGCGGCCGCGATGCCCAGCGCCGCACCTCCCATGACGCCGACGAGCGCCGCGCGCCGTGCCCAGCTCGCGCGGAAGGCGCGGATCACTTCGACTTCCTGCCGTTCGAAGCGCCTTGCTTCGCGCGCAGCACGAAATCGGCCTCCACCTCGGGGATCGGCTTTCCGCCCGGGGTCGCCGCGTCGCTGGGGCTGAAGCCGCGCGTCACGCGCCCGTAGGCTTTCAGCTCCTGCCGCGGCTGCAGATCGAGATCCCCGCCGTACAGGACGCGCACCAGGCAAGGGTGCTTCGCGCACCCGCGCGCGTCGTCCACGATGATCACCGTCTGGTGGTTCACCGTTCGGGCCTGGCGCACCTCGCCCTCGATCGCGATGTCCTTGCCGATGTGCCCCTCGATGTTCGCCGCCACGGCATCGTAGCCGAGCGGGTTCGCGGCCTCGAACGACTTGGCCTCCGCCTCCAAGCTCGCCACCCGCCGCACCGAATAGCGTGCCGTGCGCGCGGCTACGTGCGGCGCGGAGGCGCGGATCTCCACCGGGGTCTCCTTGCCCGCCGGCAGCTCGAAGGTGCCGAAGAAGATCCCGGTGCCCGACTCGATGGGCCGCCCGTTCACCGTCACGCTCGCGCCCTTGGCCGTGCGCCCCGCCACCACGAACCGATCGAGGTCCGTCATCAAGCGCGCGCTGGGGGCGTCGATGTGCAGCGGCACCACCCCGAGCCGCGCCGTGAGCGTCCCGCGTTCGGTGGCGCTGCCCTTTGGCGTCACCTCGTAGGGGATCGATTTCTCGAGGACCTTGCCCTCGTCCGAAGCGCCCTCGGTCTCCGCGCGCACGTCCACCGGCTGCGCGCCGCGCCCCTCGCCGTCGAGCGCCACGTCGCGTCCATCGACCTTCACGACCGTTCCGGGCAATGTCTCCACCCGCACCACGATGGGATCGGTCGTGCCCGACAGATCGACCTTCATACGGTAGGGCACCGGGATCGATGCCTTCACCGACTCATCGCGCCCCATCCCGGGCCGATCGAGCCGGATCTCCAGCGGGTTGTCGCCGACCTTGAGCGGGCTCGTAAGCTCGAGCAACGCCTCCTTGTCCTTGAATGTCGCGCTCGCGCCGCCGAGCGCGGCCGTCGTTCCATCCGGACAACTGGAGCACACCAGCTGCAGCTGCTCGTTTCCTTGCGCGCCCAAACGCGGCCGCACCACCAACGGTGCGCCCGCCCTCCAGAAGAAGTAAACCGCGACCCCCGCGCCCGCGACCAACACCGCGATGAGCCCCGCCACCACCCCGAGCGGAAATCCGCCCTTCTTTGGCACCACCGGCGCCTGCGGAAGCGGCTCCTGCAAGAGCGGGGGAGGAGGCGGCACGATGGGCGGAATGGCCGCCGGCGCCAGCGGCGCACGCGCGATCGGCGCCATGGGCGCAGGCTCCTGCGTGGGGGCAATCCCCGGCATGGCTACGCCCAGCATGGTGCGGTTCTCGCTGCGCATCGGCCCGGCACCAGGTGATCCGGGTGCGGCCGGCGCAGGCGAATCCGCCGCGGGCCTCGTGGGCGCGATCCCCGGCATGGCCACCCCCAGCATCGTCCGATTCTCGCGCACGGGCGGCGCCGCATGCGCAGACTGCGCCGCATGCGCGGATTGCGCGGCCATCGGCACCGTCTGCTGCTGCGCGGGAAAGACGTCCGCAGCCGACAGGCCAATCATGGTGCCGGCTGCGGGTCCACGCCCGCTCGGTGATGCCGCGGGCGCTTGGGGTGCGGCCTTCTCCGCCTCTGCGATCAGGGCGCCGCAGCGACCACAGAAGCCAGCGTTTTCAACGATCTCGGTTCCGCATTGCGGGCACGATCGGGTGGCCATGGGGGTCGATACTAGTCAACCCACACGGCCCTGGACCATTTCTCATTTTTGTCATTTTTCGCCTTGGCTCGCTCACGGCGCGCGCGCTCGGCCTTTGCGGGCCTACGGCTCGCGCGCTTCCGAGCTCTCTTCGGAGGTCTCGCGTGAGCTCGCGCTCGTGCGAATCACACCGTTGAAGCGTTGCCATCGGCGTTCGAGCGCCTTTCGGTCCATGCCGAGCACGCGCGCTGCCTCGCTCTTGTTGTGACCACAGTTTCGCATCGTGACGGCGATGGCCGCGCGTTCGATTGCTTCTAATTTGCTTCCCAAGCTGCCTGGGAGGGCGAGCAGCTGGGTCGCCATCGCCTCCAGCTCACTCGTCGTGGAAAGCGCCACGATCGCTTGAGCCGATTCGCGGCTCCCGTCCATTGCATATTCGTCCTCGACAATCGGAGCGCTCATGTGAAGTAAGAGGGCACGCGAGCTGAAACAGAGCCGTAGATGCCCGTGATATTCCTAACCCTTTTTGGGCGCAAACTTCAAGCAATCACGCTTCGACATCGCGATCGATCGACGGATGTCGTCGAAACACCGAGAAAATGCGTGGTTGCCCCACGGCCAATCCCGTCCATTCTTTGGACGAATTCGGGCGAGCGATGATTCCGTGCAGGGTTGTTGTCGCCCTTTCCCAACAAAGTAAACTGGCCCGACCAGTTCTCGAAAGGTTCCGAAAGCCGCCTTTGAAAGCTGTCCCCCGAAAGCTCTCTGAAAAGCTCCCTAAAAAACCTATGCAAACGGCGAGCCCCCATGTCATCCGTTGAGCTCCATCGTGCCCGTACGCTCGTCGCCGATCCGAAGGAAGCGGCGGAGCGTCTTCTCGAGCAGCTGCCCTCGGCCGCGACGCCGAAACTCGTCACCGTCTTCGCCTCCCGAGGCTACGACCAACTCGCCTTGAACCGCGCCCTGCGCGAACGCCTCCCCAAGGGGACGCGGA contains these protein-coding regions:
- a CDS encoding cadherin-like beta sandwich domain-containing protein; its protein translation is MIGLSAADVFPAQQQTVPMAAQSAHAAQSAHAAPPVRENRTMLGVAMPGIAPTRPAADSPAPAAPGSPGAGPMRSENRTMLGVAMPGIAPTQEPAPMAPIARAPLAPAAIPPIVPPPPPLLQEPLPQAPVVPKKGGFPLGVVAGLIAVLVAGAGVAVYFFWRAGAPLVVRPRLGAQGNEQLQLVCSSCPDGTTAALGGASATFKDKEALLELTSPLKVGDNPLEIRLDRPGMGRDESVKASIPVPYRMKVDLSGTTDPIVVRVETLPGTVVKVDGRDVALDGEGRGAQPVDVRAETEGASDEGKVLEKSIPYEVTPKGSATERGTLTARLGVVPLHIDAPSARLMTDLDRFVVAGRTAKGASVTVNGRPIESGTGIFFGTFELPAGKETPVEIRASAPHVAARTARYSVRRVASLEAEAKSFEAANPLGYDAVAANIEGHIGKDIAIEGEVRQARTVNHQTVIIVDDARGCAKHPCLVRVLYGGDLDLQPRQELKAYGRVTRGFSPSDAATPGGKPIPEVEADFVLRAKQGASNGRKSK
- a CDS encoding helix-turn-helix domain-containing protein, with translation MSAPIVEDEYAMDGSRESAQAIVALSTTSELEAMATQLLALPGSLGSKLEAIERAAIAVTMRNCGHNKSEAARVLGMDRKALERRWQRFNGVIRTSASSRETSEESSEAREP